In one Candidatus Hydrogenedentota bacterium genomic region, the following are encoded:
- a CDS encoding alginate lyase family protein, whose product MTERQAMHNPGRFLRTVRWLKPKQAAWRAWYLARRRAGIRPRVAQTSPVASFDAGALDRLRDFLRTAEEKAPAGETILAALRAGHLKALNAEATGAWDWDRLAQSPRPGRSAVHWFEYVRPLAQVGACGRNEADDARRVMTWIHDWIARHPPGARDAWDAYPIATRLMNWALAFAAFGPPDPAVLDSWAAQARWLSRSIEYDVEANHLVRDAQGLIVAGALMAASPEGQRWIDKGLRLLARTLAEQILDDGGHYERSAMYHAHVLEGNLIAHAAIQMKPPFLRDAISRMADFLPRVTHPDGEIPLFGDAALGTCMPPLALHSTASAICGHGAPPIADGADALEPSGFYVMRTAHGAAWMIAKAAPVEPSYQPGHAHADPFSYELSVAGRRIVVDSGNPVYEANPMRAYCRSVRAHNTVAVDRREPMECWDVFRIGRRYRLLSREWSAAAYGWRLVASHDGFAPFRHTREIHFIFGGAWLIGDRVDGPRPCEAESFIHFHPDVWLEPRGDGYVAAAGSGETLIRPFGVSSVEHVHGVENPLQGWHCPRFGEAHPADCLVLYARGRNVRFGYTIAPPCAGEETRRILAECRERFLDKGRW is encoded by the coding sequence ATGACGGAAAGACAGGCGATGCACAACCCCGGCAGATTCTTGCGCACGGTGCGATGGCTCAAGCCGAAACAGGCGGCATGGCGGGCGTGGTATCTTGCGCGACGCCGGGCAGGCATCCGTCCGCGCGTGGCGCAAACCTCGCCGGTCGCATCGTTCGACGCGGGCGCCCTGGATCGGCTGCGGGATTTTCTGCGCACGGCGGAAGAAAAAGCGCCTGCGGGCGAGACGATCCTGGCGGCGTTGCGCGCGGGCCATCTCAAGGCCCTGAACGCCGAGGCAACCGGCGCGTGGGATTGGGATCGGCTGGCGCAGTCCCCTCGACCGGGACGAAGCGCGGTTCACTGGTTCGAGTACGTGCGCCCGCTTGCGCAGGTCGGCGCGTGCGGACGAAACGAAGCCGACGACGCCCGGCGCGTCATGACTTGGATACACGATTGGATCGCCCGGCATCCCCCCGGCGCGCGCGATGCGTGGGACGCCTATCCGATCGCCACGCGGCTCATGAATTGGGCGCTGGCCTTCGCCGCGTTCGGGCCGCCGGACCCTGCGGTCCTGGACAGTTGGGCGGCGCAGGCGCGCTGGCTGAGCCGAAGCATCGAATACGACGTCGAGGCGAACCACCTTGTGCGCGACGCGCAGGGCCTGATTGTGGCCGGCGCGCTGATGGCCGCGTCGCCGGAAGGACAACGCTGGATTGATAAGGGTCTCCGCCTGCTTGCCCGCACGCTCGCGGAACAGATACTGGACGACGGCGGGCACTACGAACGCAGCGCGATGTATCATGCGCACGTCCTTGAAGGCAACCTGATCGCCCATGCCGCGATCCAAATGAAACCGCCGTTTCTGCGCGATGCGATTTCGCGCATGGCGGATTTCCTTCCCCGCGTGACACACCCCGACGGCGAAATCCCGCTGTTCGGCGACGCGGCGCTCGGCACGTGCATGCCCCCCCTTGCGCTCCATTCGACGGCATCCGCGATATGCGGGCACGGCGCGCCGCCGATCGCCGACGGCGCCGACGCGCTCGAACCGTCGGGTTTCTACGTAATGCGCACGGCGCACGGCGCGGCATGGATGATTGCCAAGGCCGCGCCGGTGGAACCGTCCTACCAGCCCGGCCACGCGCATGCCGACCCGTTCAGTTACGAATTGAGCGTTGCGGGCCGGCGGATTGTCGTGGACTCCGGAAACCCGGTATACGAGGCGAATCCCATGCGCGCCTACTGCCGGAGCGTTCGCGCGCATAACACGGTTGCCGTCGATCGGCGCGAACCCATGGAATGCTGGGATGTGTTTCGCATCGGGCGGCGTTACCGCCTTCTTTCGCGGGAATGGAGCGCGGCCGCTTATGGATGGCGACTGGTTGCGTCGCACGACGGCTTTGCGCCGTTCCGGCACACGCGCGAAATCCATTTCATTTTCGGCGGCGCGTGGCTGATAGGCGACCGCGTGGACGGTCCCCGGCCCTGCGAGGCGGAGAGTTTTATCCATTTTCATCCCGACGTGTGGCTTGAACCGCGCGGCGACGGATACGTGGCCGCGGCCGGTTCCGGCGAAACCCTGATCCGGCCTTTCGGCGTCTCATCCGTCGAACACGTGCATGGCGTGGAAAACCCGCTGCAGGGATGGCATTGTCCACGGTTCGGCGAGGCCCATCCCGCGGATTGTCTTGTCCTGTATGCCCGGGGACGGAATGTGCGGTTCGGTTATACCATCGCGCCGCCGTGCGCCGGCGAGGAAACGAGACGCATTCTGGCGGAATGCCGCGAACGTTTTCTGGACAAAGGGCGTTGGTAA
- a CDS encoding radical SAM protein, protein MAEFRVEDIVVRLDHGGDRYFNRAGLPDWVGLPVQIVSGAYTFHFDLEGRIHRIDGFASPHSWDWIQRTMANDWIYYDRAWAPGRLPQPAEIVGDVVWAINGRCDPPMLQHHEGVRGSHVRAALDAFDGLIVSIRRILENRPEALPEPGCEPGETGTRRLWAFLEKAAIHDREQLQAVADRLHEIHGRMDVLPPETIGVDYQVLLVKLMDGCSNTCEFCSVRGDSEFAVRSREDIDRQIGALAHLYGDDLYNYNTVVFGECDAMASPWIEYAARRAFDVFRCDASYHAGSNLFMFATNRNFLEQPDGFFDRLESLPFECIGVNVGWEAATDDALARLGKRQTAADVLRGMEKAGTINRKRGKVRVSGNFIAADGYDCRGIVEAIGETGFEGQLYLSPLHGRCGSAKALGDLHAIRKAGPGVRAHLYTMQRL, encoded by the coding sequence ATGGCGGAATTCCGCGTCGAAGATATCGTGGTGCGATTGGATCATGGCGGCGACCGGTATTTCAACCGGGCCGGCTTGCCGGACTGGGTTGGCTTGCCCGTTCAGATCGTGTCGGGCGCCTATACGTTCCATTTCGATTTGGAGGGAAGAATCCATCGGATTGACGGGTTCGCCTCGCCGCACAGTTGGGACTGGATTCAGCGCACGATGGCCAACGACTGGATCTACTATGATCGCGCATGGGCGCCGGGACGGCTCCCGCAACCGGCGGAAATTGTCGGGGATGTCGTGTGGGCCATCAACGGCCGCTGTGATCCGCCCATGCTGCAACACCACGAGGGCGTGCGGGGATCGCATGTTCGCGCCGCGCTCGATGCGTTCGACGGGCTGATTGTTTCGATCCGGCGCATCCTGGAAAACCGGCCCGAAGCGCTTCCCGAACCGGGATGCGAACCGGGCGAGACCGGCACGCGCCGGTTGTGGGCTTTCCTCGAAAAAGCCGCCATTCACGACCGGGAACAATTGCAGGCGGTCGCGGACCGGCTCCACGAAATACACGGGCGCATGGACGTTCTGCCGCCGGAAACGATTGGCGTTGATTATCAGGTTTTACTTGTCAAACTGATGGACGGCTGTTCGAATACGTGCGAGTTCTGTTCGGTGCGGGGCGATTCGGAGTTCGCCGTCCGGAGCCGGGAAGATATTGACAGGCAGATCGGCGCCCTTGCGCATCTGTATGGCGACGACTTGTACAATTACAACACGGTCGTATTCGGCGAATGCGACGCGATGGCGTCACCGTGGATTGAATACGCCGCGCGCCGGGCGTTCGACGTTTTTCGTTGCGATGCGTCGTATCATGCCGGATCCAACCTGTTCATGTTCGCAACGAACCGGAATTTTCTGGAACAGCCGGACGGCTTTTTCGACAGGCTCGAATCGCTGCCCTTCGAATGCATAGGCGTCAACGTGGGCTGGGAAGCCGCAACGGACGACGCCCTGGCCCGCCTCGGCAAACGGCAAACGGCGGCGGACGTGCTGCGGGGCATGGAAAAAGCCGGAACCATCAACCGGAAACGGGGCAAAGTGCGCGTTTCGGGAAATTTTATCGCCGCCGATGGATACGACTGCCGCGGGATTGTCGAGGCGATCGGCGAAACCGGCTTCGAGGGGCAGTTGTACCTGTCCCCGTTGCATGGCCGGTGCGGCAGCGCCAAAGCGCTGGGCGATCTGCATGCGATTCGAAAGGCCGGCCCCGGCGTGCGCGCGCATCTCTACACGATGCAGCGTCTGTAA
- a CDS encoding PmoA family protein yields the protein MKRLFFLATAALLPLPLYALPVAATTAAGRIDIHVDGRLFTAYKFDGAQKYPYFWPVNGPASNRPVTTETSEPYPHHHSLFFGCDRVNGGNYWQEGNDRGQIVSQGPKVVEAHGEQVVFTDECLWSRPGQEPIMRDTRRVTVAVPDETHRIIDFAIVLEPLVDVRIEKTNHSLFSARMAPELSVASGGTLVNAEGASGEKGTFGVKSPWCDYSGMRDGVTEGLAIFQHPGNRWYPAPWFTRDYGFFSPTPMFWIENDVLELPKGEKLELRYRVVVHSGNAEAAGIADLFKRYARP from the coding sequence ATGAAGCGTCTTTTTTTCTTGGCAACGGCGGCCTTGTTGCCGCTGCCGTTGTATGCGCTGCCCGTCGCCGCAACCACGGCGGCCGGCCGGATAGACATCCATGTGGACGGCCGGTTGTTCACGGCATACAAGTTCGACGGGGCGCAAAAATACCCTTATTTCTGGCCCGTGAACGGACCCGCGTCGAACAGGCCGGTAACGACGGAGACCTCCGAACCCTATCCGCACCATCATTCGCTGTTTTTCGGCTGCGACCGCGTCAACGGCGGCAATTACTGGCAGGAAGGCAATGATCGCGGGCAGATTGTGTCGCAGGGGCCGAAGGTCGTCGAAGCCCATGGCGAACAAGTTGTGTTCACCGACGAGTGCCTGTGGAGCCGGCCCGGCCAAGAGCCGATTATGCGCGACACGCGCCGGGTGACGGTGGCCGTACCGGATGAAACGCACCGGATCATTGATTTTGCCATCGTGCTCGAACCGCTGGTGGATGTCCGGATCGAGAAAACAAACCACTCCCTGTTTTCGGCGCGGATGGCGCCGGAACTCAGTGTGGCCTCCGGCGGCACGCTGGTCAATGCGGAAGGCGCGTCCGGGGAGAAGGGCACTTTTGGCGTGAAATCGCCCTGGTGCGATTATTCGGGCATGCGCGATGGCGTGACGGAAGGCCTCGCCATCTTCCAGCATCCGGGCAACCGCTGGTATCCGGCCCCGTGGTTCACGCGGGATTACGGGTTCTTTTCGCCGACTCCCATGTTCTGGATCGAAAACGACGTCCTCGAACTTCCGAAAGGCGAAAAACTCGAATTGCGATATCGCGTGGTCGTTCATTCCGGCAACGCCGAGGCCGCCGGAATCGCGGACCTGTTCAAGCGCTACGCCCGTCCGTGA
- a CDS encoding Gfo/Idh/MocA family oxidoreductase, which translates to MMKSKVLSRRGFLAGALAATTGPMIVPARVLGRGGSVAPGDRIAMGFIGLGGQGSGHLFGGSWTYVAGGYLGRPDVQVIGVCDVWKPKRESAKDRVNQHYAQLAGSGSHTSCEAYRDFRDLLARDDLDAVLMALPFHWHAPMAIMTAKHGKDVYSEKPVAMTIEEGRLLAKTMKRYARVYQAGTQQRSEYDGKFRRAYELVRNGYIGQLKEIYAYSPGGGFSANLQNVYDPGIPVPEDLDWDIYVGPGPWQPYTGGNAHCGLFAYGDPNWGPHHYDVVQWVLEEDCPGPVEIAYENDHAVLRYGNGVVVHACRHPSEGVGGVGGACYVGTEGYIAVDRENITSKPASILGAALKPSDRRAYPSKSHAGNFLECIRTRKRTTCDAETAHRSMSLVLLAGIATQLKRTMIWDPVAERFPKDEQANRMLSYARRPGWEV; encoded by the coding sequence ATGATGAAAAGCAAGGTGCTTTCGCGGCGCGGTTTCCTGGCGGGCGCGCTGGCGGCAACCACAGGCCCCATGATCGTTCCGGCGCGGGTGTTGGGCCGGGGCGGTTCCGTGGCGCCCGGCGATCGCATCGCAATGGGATTCATCGGTCTTGGCGGCCAGGGGTCCGGCCACCTGTTCGGCGGATCGTGGACCTATGTGGCCGGCGGCTATCTTGGCCGCCCGGACGTTCAGGTGATCGGCGTATGCGACGTGTGGAAACCCAAGCGGGAAAGCGCCAAGGATCGCGTGAACCAGCATTACGCCCAACTGGCGGGGAGCGGCTCGCATACGTCGTGCGAAGCGTACCGCGATTTCCGCGACCTCCTCGCCCGCGACGACCTGGACGCCGTGCTGATGGCGCTGCCGTTTCACTGGCATGCGCCGATGGCCATCATGACGGCCAAACACGGCAAGGACGTGTACAGTGAAAAACCCGTCGCCATGACCATCGAGGAAGGACGCCTCCTCGCGAAAACGATGAAACGTTACGCCCGTGTGTACCAGGCCGGCACGCAGCAGCGATCCGAATACGACGGCAAATTCAGGCGCGCCTACGAACTCGTCCGGAACGGTTACATCGGACAATTGAAAGAAATCTATGCGTACAGCCCGGGCGGCGGTTTCAGCGCGAACCTGCAAAACGTGTACGATCCGGGCATCCCTGTGCCTGAAGATCTCGACTGGGACATTTACGTCGGGCCGGGACCCTGGCAGCCTTACACGGGCGGCAACGCCCACTGCGGCCTCTTTGCGTACGGCGACCCCAATTGGGGACCGCACCATTACGACGTGGTTCAATGGGTGCTTGAGGAAGACTGCCCCGGGCCCGTCGAAATCGCGTACGAAAACGATCACGCTGTCCTGCGCTACGGCAACGGCGTCGTGGTGCATGCGTGCCGTCATCCGTCCGAAGGCGTCGGCGGCGTCGGCGGCGCCTGTTACGTCGGCACGGAAGGCTACATCGCCGTGGATCGCGAGAACATCACATCGAAACCCGCTTCCATCCTCGGCGCGGCGCTCAAGCCGTCCGACCGCCGTGCCTATCCCAGCAAAAGCCATGCGGGCAATTTCCTCGAATGCATCCGGACCCGCAAACGGACCACCTGCGACGCCGAAACGGCGCATCGCTCGATGAGTCTTGTGCTGCTTGCCGGCATCGCCACCCAGCTCAAACGCACGATGATTTGGGACCCCGTGGCGGAACGTTTCCCCAAGGACGAACAGGCCAACCGCATGCTATCCTATGCGCGCCGCCCCGGCTGGGAAGTGTAG